GATTTTCTTTCATCTCGACTGGAATTTCACTGTCAACTGCAAAACTCAGTGGTTGTAAACAAACGCTCTAAAGAGAAATTTGGATAAATTCGGTTTGAAAGTGTCACAATAATGATCGACTCACCCTCTATTTCCAGGAGAAGCAGTATCCTGGAGCTTCAAGAAATGACCAGCAGAACACACAGCTTTGTCCGCGGCAGTGTAGAAGGCAATTCTATGGAAAACTGCCAACTCAACTGTGTTGCGACAATCAAAGGACGATATGTGTTGCTAAGAATGGCGGATATACTCCACGGATTAAACACATAGATATCCGGCATCGTTACATCTGTGAAGCCTGTCGGAATATCATCACATTTAATTATGTCAGCTCTGAAGAACATGTCCGATGGACTGATGAGACTTCTTCAACGTGCCAAGCTGGAGCGGAATCGACGTAACATGGGATAATAGTTTAAAGAGGA
The Toxorhynchites rutilus septentrionalis strain SRP chromosome 2, ASM2978413v1, whole genome shotgun sequence genome window above contains:
- the LOC129767829 gene encoding uncharacterized protein LOC129767829; translation: MTYQIRYFVANFVSLSASFNICSDLEKQYPGASRNDQQNTQLCPRQCRRQFYGKLPTQLCCDNQRTICVAKNGGYTPRIKHIDIRHRYICEACRNIITFNYVSSEEHVRWTDETSSTCQAGAEST